From a single Lolium rigidum isolate FL_2022 chromosome 7, APGP_CSIRO_Lrig_0.1, whole genome shotgun sequence genomic region:
- the LOC124673701 gene encoding auxin response factor 9-like gives MAAAMETGNPPAAAAGTGTCSDALFRELWHACAGPLITVPRQGERVYYLPQGHMEQLEASTSQHIDQYLPMFNLPSKILCRVVNVELRTEADSDEVYAQIMLQPEADQSELTSSGPEPQEPERGTIHSFCKTLTASDTSTHGGFSVLRRHAEECLPLLDMSQNPPCQELVAKDLHGTEWHFRHIFRGQPRRHLLTTGWSVFVSSKRLVAGDAFIFLRGENGELRVGVRRHMRQVDNMPSSVISSHSMHLGVLATASHAISTGTLFSVFYKPRTSRSEFVVSVNKYLEAKKQNISVGMRFKMKFEGDEALERRFSGTITGIGSTATMPTSAWADSDWKSLKVQWDEPSSILRPDRVSPWELEPLDAANPQPPQLPLRNKRARPPASPAVVPELPPKFGLWKSPTEPSQTLSFSEPQRELFPTSIFSSSSNVAFNQFYWPARESREDSYAGSTNKVTAERKLEPTTGGCRLFGIEIRSAVEEKQPVVTFSGDDYNQMAASVDVDSAELSQPSNVNNSNAQAASSERALLETQSRQVRSCTKVIMKGMAVGRAVDLTKLDGYGNLHRKLEEMFDIQGELCFTLKKWQVVYADEEDDMMLVGDDPWDEFCSMVKRIYIYSYEEAKQLAPKAKSSVIADTMKLSGVSSSHESVTPRSGLDYRASFSNTDCRMLTLL, from the exons ATGGCTGCGGCGATGGAGACCGGGAATCCCCCCGCGGCTGCTGCCGGCACAG GAACCTGTAGTGACGCGCTATTCCGGGAGTTATGGCATGCGTGCGCCGGACCGCTGATCACCGTGCCCAGACAAGGCGAACGAGTATATTACCTTCCACAGGGTCATATGGAGCAG CTTGAGGCATCTACGAGCCAGCATATTGACCAGTACCTGCCGATGTTCAATCTCCCATCCAAAATACTATGCCGTGTGGTCAACGTAGAACTCCGG ACAGAAGCTGATTCAGATGAAGTTTACGCTCAAATCATGCTGCAACCAGAAGCTGAC CAAAGTGAGCTCACAAGCTCAGGTCCTGAGCCACAAGAACCTGAGAGAGGCACAATACATTCCTTTTGCAAGACACTGACAGCTTCGGATACGAGTACCCATGGTGGTTTTTCTGTTCTTAGGAGGCATGCTGAAGAGTGTCTTCCTCTGCTG GACATGTCTCAGAATCCCCCATGTCAAGAACTGGTTGCCAAAGATCTCCATGGAACTGAGTGGCATTTTCGTCACATATTTCGTG GACAACCTAGACGGCACCTACTTACAACTGGGTGGAGTGTCTTTGTTAGCTCAAAGAGATTGGTTGCTGGTGATGCATTTATTTTTCTGAG AGGTGAAAATGGTGAGTTACGGGTTGGAGTAAGGAGGCATATGAGACAAGTAGATAACATGCCGTCATCTGTCATATCAAGCCACAGCATGCATCTTGGAGTTCTTGCAACAGCCTCCCATGCTATCTCCACTGGGACCCTCTTTTCTGTTTTCTACAAACCcag AACAAGTCGATCTGAGTTTGTAGTGAGTGTTAACAAGTACCTTGAAGCGAAGAAGCAGAATATTTCTGTTGGAATGAGATTTAAGATGAAATTTGAAGGCGATGAAGCTCTTGAAAGAAG GTTCAGTGGAACAATTACTGGTATTGGGAGCACAGCGACAATGCCAACCTCTGCATGGGCAGATTCTGATTGGAAATCTCTGAAG GTACAATGGGACGAACCTTCATCCATTCTTCGTCCAGATAGAGTTTCACCATGGGAATTGGAACCACTGGATGCAGCTAATCCACAACCCCCACAACTTCCATTAAGGAATAAGCGCGCACGACCTCCAGCTTCACCTGCCGTGGTTCCAGAACTTCCTCCAAAATTTG GACTATGGAAGTCCCCAACTGAACCAAGCCAAACCCTCTCATTTTCGGAACCACAACGCGAGTTATTTCCTACTTCAATCTTCTCATCGTCATCAAATGTTGCATTCAATCAGTTCTACTGGCCAGCAAGAGAATCAAGAGAAGACTCTTATGCTGGAAGCACTAACAAAGTCACAGCTGAAAGAAAGCTTGAACCAACTACTGGTGGTTGCAGATTATTTGGAATTGAGATAAGATCTGCTGTGGAAGAAAAACAGCCTGTGGTTACTTTTTCTGGTGATGATTATAACCAAATGGCTGCATCTGTAGACGTTGACTCAGCTGAGCTCTCGCAGCCATCCAATGTCAACAACTCCAATGCTCAAGCAGCAAGCAGTGAACGTGCTCTTCTCGAGACCCAAAGTCGCCAAGTTAGAAGCTGTACAAAG GTAATTATGAAAGGAATGGCTGTTGGAAGAGCAGTGGACTTAACAAAGCTAGATGGGTATGGCAATCTTCACCGCAAgttggaggagatgtttgatatACAGGGGGAGCTATGTTTCACACTCAAGAAATGGCAGGTTGTTTATGCCGATGAAGAGGATGATATGATGCTTGTTGGGGACGATCCTTGGGA CGAGTTTTGCAGCATGGTGAAAAGAATTTATATTTATTCGTACGAGGAGGCGAAACAGTTGGCACCTAAGGCTAAGTCATCAGTTATCGCTGACACCATGAAGCTCAGTGGCGTTAGTTCATCTCATGAATCAGTTACTCCACGGAGCGGCTTAGACTACCGGGCCTCATTTTCCAACACAGACTGCCGAATGCTAACTTTGCTCTAA